The following nucleotide sequence is from Flavobacterium sp. N1736.
TATTGATAACGGAATTGGAATTCCTGTCAAAAACCTGTCTTTAATTTTTGATAAATTTTACCGCATTCAAAATCAAAAAGGCAATGAAGTCAATGGTTTTGGTCTTGGTCTATACTATGTAAAAGAAATTTGCAATTTGCAGAACTGGAAAATAAAAGCCGAAAATAACGAAATAAAAGGTGTTACCGTCGCCTTATCAATTCCTTATAAAAAATGAAAAACTTTAAAATTCTTTATACCGAAGATGATGAAACATTAGCGTTTCTAACCAAAGATAATCTGGAACAAAATAATTATGATGTCGTGCATTGCTCTGATGGCAAATTAGGTTTGGAAGCTTTTAGAAAAGAAGATTTCGATGTTTGCATTCTTGACATTATGCTGCCAAAAATTGACGGTTTCGAACTGGCAACAGAAATTAGAAAAAACAATACTGATATCCCGATTATTTTTCTTTCGGCAAAAACTTTAAAAGAAGACCGTATTAAAGGATTGCGTTTGGGCGCTGATGACTATCTCGTAAAACCTTTTAGTATTGAAGAATTATTATTGAAAATTGAAATTTTCCTGA
It contains:
- a CDS encoding response regulator transcription factor, yielding MKNFKILYTEDDETLAFLTKDNLEQNNYDVVHCSDGKLGLEAFRKEDFDVCILDIMLPKIDGFELATEIRKNNTDIPIIFLSAKTLKEDRIKGLRLGADDYLVKPFSIEELLLKIEIFLKRSHKNSLVEKSLYTIGKYQFDYTNYFLFNENEKIGLTQREAELLKLFYDHKNVVLKREKILSTLWGNDDYFTGRSLDVFISRLRKFLINEKGISIENIHGVGFRFKM